A stretch of the Symmachiella macrocystis genome encodes the following:
- a CDS encoding transglutaminase domain-containing protein, producing the protein MWLRASCLLEFDFPVATPFLLMLRPRSGTQQWIAREEYLLSPSVPAVEFTDPFGNLCQRLVGPSGPFSIRTTADIESAEESDAAPGASFVEVQDLPDSTLPFLLPSRYCESDRFAEMASSIVAGHWAGYDQCQAIVDYIRTTIQYAPGAGQQIISACEVNEHSQAVCRDMAHLGIALCRALAIPARMVVGYLATLQPMDLHAWFEAYVGGRWYTFDPTQDNLRGGRVAIAYGRDAADVAVYTQFGDPVELLRMEVRVKQLTQPPA; encoded by the coding sequence ATGTGGTTGCGCGCTTCTTGTTTGCTCGAATTCGACTTTCCGGTGGCGACGCCATTTTTGTTGATGCTCCGACCGCGGAGCGGTACGCAGCAGTGGATTGCCCGCGAAGAGTATCTGCTTTCCCCCAGCGTGCCGGCAGTCGAATTCACCGACCCGTTTGGGAACCTGTGCCAACGGTTGGTGGGTCCATCTGGTCCCTTTTCAATTCGCACGACCGCCGATATCGAATCGGCTGAGGAGTCCGATGCCGCTCCGGGGGCTTCATTTGTCGAAGTACAAGACTTACCGGACTCGACATTGCCTTTCTTGTTGCCCAGTCGATATTGTGAGTCCGATCGCTTCGCTGAAATGGCGTCATCGATCGTAGCGGGGCATTGGGCCGGGTACGATCAGTGCCAAGCCATCGTCGATTACATTCGTACGACGATCCAATACGCGCCGGGAGCAGGGCAACAGATCATTAGCGCCTGCGAAGTGAATGAACACTCGCAAGCCGTCTGTCGCGATATGGCCCACTTGGGCATCGCACTATGTCGTGCGCTGGCAATCCCGGCCCGGATGGTGGTCGGCTATCTGGCAACGCTGCAGCCGATGGATCTTCACGCTTGGTTCGAGGCATACGTCGGCGGCAGGTGGTATACCTTCGACCCCACGCAGGACAACTTGCGCGGGGGCCGCGTAGCCATCGCCTACGGCCGGGACGCGGCCGATGTAGCTGTTTACACCCAGTTCGGCGATCCCGTGGAGCTATTACGCATGGAAGTTCGCGTCAAACAACTCACCCAGCCGCCCGCCTGA
- a CDS encoding class I SAM-dependent methyltransferase produces the protein MPNPPTDTNSQFVKQTRCPLCAAAGIVPWHTDQFREYLRCENCELIFVPPLYHLSRSAEKAEYDLHQNSPEDEGYRRFLSRVFEPVHGRVAEASSGLDFGSGPGPTLSVMFEEAGHTMAIYDPHYAADTAPLAKQYDFVTASEVVEHFCRPADGLARIWSCVKPCGLLGIMTKLSLDQAAFAGWHYKDDLTHVSFFSRATFVWLATQWNAELEFVGKDVVLITAGEIA, from the coding sequence ATGCCCAATCCTCCCACCGACACCAATTCGCAATTTGTGAAACAGACAAGGTGCCCCCTGTGTGCTGCAGCAGGCATTGTGCCCTGGCATACCGACCAGTTTCGCGAATATCTGCGGTGCGAGAATTGTGAGTTGATCTTCGTCCCGCCCCTTTACCATCTCTCGCGCTCAGCGGAGAAGGCGGAGTATGATTTGCATCAAAACTCGCCGGAGGACGAGGGTTATCGGCGGTTTCTTAGCCGCGTTTTTGAACCAGTTCATGGTCGAGTCGCCGAGGCGAGCAGCGGGCTGGATTTTGGGTCGGGGCCAGGGCCAACGTTGTCGGTAATGTTCGAGGAGGCGGGGCATACGATGGCGATTTATGATCCCCATTACGCCGCTGACACCGCTCCGCTGGCAAAGCAATACGATTTTGTCACCGCCAGCGAAGTCGTCGAACACTTCTGCCGGCCGGCAGACGGTTTAGCGCGAATCTGGAGCTGTGTGAAGCCGTGTGGGCTATTGGGGATCATGACGAAACTGTCGCTCGACCAAGCCGCGTTCGCCGGCTGGCACTACAAAGACGACCTGACCCACGTCAGTTTCTTTTCCCGGGCGACCTTTGTTTGGCTAGCAACGCAGTGGAATGCCGAGCTGGAGTTTGTAGGCAAAGACGTCGTGTTAATAACAGCCGGAGAAATTGCCTGA
- a CDS encoding PKD domain-containing protein has translation MLFRARSTSTSTQTPEADTASLLSRLIGCALPKQLRPRNSRSTDSLKFETLESRLVMSGSLELNGGIEEDNNTGHPQLCGCGCCGAGYFNELNTLELNSTSDESGDGEQFPLESLPLLSSNSNASVKLYLDFDGHFESNWGSYSNITTPAFSLDGDYSSFSTAEINSITEIWQRVSEDYASFNIDVTTIDPGDFSNGNALRVAIGGNSSWYSSGAGGVAYINTFTNSIVNTVYVFPDNLAKNAKYIAEASSHEAGHGFGLRHQSTYDNGVRTNEYNPGSGDWAPIMGVSYYKARTTWHDGNSTSANTYQDDMAVIARGTNGFGYRTDDHGDINSATTLSFAGNNATASGIIERMSDEDAFSFSTTGGQVDLSVNVAEVGANLDSVIELRTASGQLIATADPSGSYGAVISTNVAAGDYVLIVRSTGEYGSVGQFTVSATRSDSASTNEISITGNTSVAAGELYTLNLTEANAQSSTISSWTINWGDGNIQTINGNPSTVTHVYAEGPNAFSISATATDAAGTYQSNTLTVDVFDPAPELAISGSSIVAEGSTYALGLSADGSGAATITEWTINWGDGTIQTINGNPNSASHVYADGTAAYTIQATATNATGTFSANTQAVTVNNVDATLNISGNSSVGEGITYTLFLASTDPGADTISSWTINWGDGTIQTINGDPTYATHVYVGSGQYAISATASDEDGSYLSNAVAVNVQEVAPQLSIAGSGNTAEGSTYNLTLNADGSGADTISQWTINWGDGTIETINGNPNSASHVYADGTAAFTIQATATNAAGTFSANNLAVTVNNVDATLNISGNSSVGEGNTYTLNLSSTDPGADTINSWTINWGDGTIQTINGDPTYATHIYAGSGQYAISATASDEDGSYQSNAMAVNVQEVAPQLNISGSGNTAEGLSYNLTLNADGSGADTITQWTINWGDGTIETINGNPNSASHVYADGTAAFTIQATATNAAGTFSANTQAVTVNNVDATLNIVGNSSIDEGETYTLSLSSTDPGADTISSWTINWGDGTIETINGDPSSATHLYTGGGQYAISATASDEDGSYQSNAVAVNVVADLGPVLNFNDYTIDSYAGRQDKNGTVSIEDEGATLRLVGNLWKSIELPTTITADTVLEFDFRSSAQGEIHTIGFDNDLSLSPEFSFQLYGTQNYGFSDFRNYENDAPGTVHYRIPVGEFFTGSMQWLTFGNDHDVAGADGESVYSNIKIYDSSASVSISGSNVSDEGSEYVLSLNGGQQIDPISSWEINWGDGTIETINGNPNSASHVYADGTAAFTIQATATNAAGTFSANTQAVTVNNVDATLNIVGNSSIEEGETYTLSLSSTDPGADTISSWTINWGDGTIQSINGDPTYATHVYAAGGQFTISATASDEDGTYQSNSFGLSVIGAAPQLSISGSGNTAEGSSYNLTLNADGSGADTITQWTINWGDGTIETINGNPNSASHVYADGTAAFTIQATATNSAGTFSANTLAITVNNVDATLNISGNSSVGEGNTYTLFLASTDPGADTISSWTINWGDGTLQTINGDPTYATHVYAGSGQYAISATASDEDGSYQSNAVAVNVVADLGPVLNFNDYTIDSYAGRQDKNGTVSIEDEGATLRLVGNLWKSIELPTTITADTVLEFDFRSSAQGEIHTIGFDNDLSLSPEFSFQLYGTQNYGFSDFRNYENDAPGTVHYRIPVGEFFTGSMQWLTFGNDHDVAGADGESVYSNIKIYDSSASVSISGSNVSDEGSEYVLSLNGGQQIDPISSWEINWGDGTIETINGDSAVAGVHGDGEYYKVSKESSQTAVELSRNSQQTQSGNSISTGTVNRLARWEQWFTIQANSTNYQPLFPASQSDEIDPRELFFAEYGKEV, from the coding sequence ATGCTTTTCCGCGCACGATCAACTTCCACGTCCACGCAAACCCCTGAAGCGGACACTGCTTCGCTGCTCTCGCGTTTGATCGGCTGCGCACTTCCCAAGCAACTTCGGCCACGCAATTCGCGCTCCACCGATTCGTTGAAATTCGAGACGCTGGAAAGCCGTCTCGTCATGTCCGGCAGCCTTGAGCTGAATGGCGGGATTGAAGAGGACAATAACACAGGTCACCCTCAGTTATGTGGCTGTGGCTGCTGCGGCGCTGGATACTTCAACGAACTGAACACCCTCGAATTGAATTCGACCTCTGACGAATCAGGAGACGGAGAACAATTCCCGCTGGAAAGTCTGCCGTTGCTCTCCAGCAATTCCAACGCATCGGTGAAATTGTATCTGGATTTTGACGGACACTTCGAATCCAATTGGGGCTCCTATAGCAATATCACAACGCCGGCTTTTAGCCTGGATGGAGATTACAGCTCATTCAGTACCGCCGAAATCAATTCGATCACCGAAATCTGGCAACGCGTCTCTGAGGACTATGCCTCTTTCAACATCGACGTGACCACGATTGATCCCGGCGACTTCAGCAATGGAAATGCCCTGCGGGTGGCCATTGGCGGCAACAGTAGTTGGTACAGCAGCGGCGCGGGGGGCGTGGCCTACATCAATACGTTCACCAACTCCATCGTGAACACGGTCTACGTGTTTCCCGACAATCTGGCAAAAAACGCCAAATACATCGCCGAGGCATCATCGCATGAAGCGGGGCATGGGTTCGGGCTGAGACATCAAAGCACATATGACAACGGCGTTAGGACCAACGAATACAATCCAGGCAGCGGCGACTGGGCGCCGATCATGGGGGTTTCGTATTACAAAGCGCGGACCACTTGGCACGATGGCAATTCGACATCAGCCAATACGTATCAAGACGACATGGCGGTCATTGCGCGGGGGACAAACGGCTTTGGTTATCGGACCGACGATCATGGCGATATCAATTCGGCAACGACCTTGTCCTTCGCCGGCAATAATGCGACCGCTTCGGGTATCATCGAACGCATGAGCGATGAAGACGCGTTCTCCTTCTCGACAACCGGGGGGCAAGTGGACTTGTCCGTCAATGTCGCTGAAGTCGGCGCAAATCTGGACTCCGTCATCGAGTTGCGGACCGCATCCGGTCAACTGATTGCCACCGCCGACCCGTCGGGAAGCTACGGAGCTGTTATTTCGACCAATGTCGCCGCCGGTGATTATGTGCTGATCGTCCGTAGCACCGGTGAATACGGTTCGGTGGGACAATTCACGGTTTCGGCAACCCGCAGTGATTCCGCTTCGACGAACGAAATCTCGATTACTGGAAACACCTCGGTGGCAGCAGGCGAGTTGTACACGTTGAATCTCACAGAAGCCAATGCCCAATCCTCAACGATCAGCAGTTGGACCATCAATTGGGGCGATGGCAACATTCAGACCATCAATGGAAACCCCAGTACGGTCACCCACGTTTACGCCGAAGGTCCGAATGCGTTCAGTATTTCCGCAACCGCCACCGACGCCGCAGGCACCTACCAATCCAACACGTTGACGGTCGATGTATTCGATCCCGCACCGGAATTGGCGATTTCCGGTTCGAGCATTGTGGCAGAAGGTTCGACTTACGCACTAGGTCTCTCAGCCGATGGCAGTGGCGCAGCAACGATCACGGAGTGGACCATCAACTGGGGCGACGGCACGATCCAGACCATCAACGGCAATCCCAACTCCGCCAGCCACGTCTACGCCGATGGCACTGCTGCTTACACAATCCAAGCGACCGCCACCAACGCGACCGGCACATTTTCCGCCAACACGCAAGCCGTCACGGTGAACAACGTCGATGCCACGTTGAATATTTCCGGAAATAGTTCGGTTGGCGAAGGCATCACTTATACGCTGTTCCTTGCCTCCACTGACCCTGGTGCGGATACGATCAGTAGCTGGACGATCAACTGGGGTGACGGCACGATCCAAACGATTAACGGTGATCCGACTTACGCGACGCACGTCTACGTGGGCAGCGGACAGTATGCGATCTCTGCCACCGCTAGCGACGAAGATGGCAGTTACCTGTCAAACGCCGTGGCGGTTAACGTCCAAGAAGTCGCTCCGCAATTGAGTATCGCCGGCTCGGGAAACACTGCGGAAGGTTCGACCTACAACCTAACGCTCAATGCCGATGGCAGCGGTGCCGACACGATCTCGCAGTGGACCATCAACTGGGGTGACGGCACAATTGAGACAATCAACGGCAATCCCAACTCGGCAAGTCATGTTTACGCCGACGGTACTGCCGCCTTCACAATCCAAGCGACCGCCACCAACGCGGCCGGAACATTTTCCGCTAATAACCTGGCCGTCACGGTGAACAACGTCGACGCAACCTTGAACATTTCGGGAAACAGTTCGGTTGGTGAAGGCAACACCTATACACTGAACCTCTCCTCCACCGATCCCGGCGCGGACACGATCAATAGCTGGACGATCAACTGGGGTGACGGCACGATTCAAACGATCAACGGCGATCCGACCTACGCCACGCACATCTACGCGGGCAGCGGACAGTATGCGATCTCTGCCACCGCTAGTGATGAAGATGGTAGCTACCAGTCCAACGCCATGGCGGTAAATGTTCAAGAAGTCGCTCCGCAATTAAATATCTCCGGCTCAGGAAACACTGCCGAAGGTTTGTCTTACAACCTGACACTGAATGCCGATGGCAGCGGTGCCGACACGATCACGCAGTGGACGATCAATTGGGGCGACGGCACGATTGAGACGATTAACGGCAACCCCAACTCCGCCAGCCATGTCTACGCCGACGGTACTGCCGCCTTCACAATCCAAGCGACCGCCACCAACGCGGCCGGCACATTTTCCGCCAATACGCAGGCCGTCACGGTAAACAACGTCGACGCCACGCTCAATATTGTCGGCAACAGTTCGATCGACGAGGGCGAAACCTACACGCTGAGTCTCTCTTCCACTGATCCCGGTGCCGACACAATCAGCAGTTGGACGATCAATTGGGGTGACGGCACGATCGAAACGATTAACGGTGATCCCTCTTCTGCCACGCACCTCTACACCGGTGGTGGACAGTATGCGATCTCTGCTACCGCTAGCGACGAGGATGGCAGTTACCAGTCCAACGCTGTGGCGGTCAATGTCGTCGCGGACTTGGGTCCGGTGTTAAATTTCAACGACTACACAATCGACTCATATGCGGGACGCCAAGACAAGAACGGAACGGTGAGCATCGAAGATGAAGGAGCAACGCTAAGGCTGGTCGGCAACCTATGGAAAAGCATTGAGTTGCCCACGACGATCACAGCCGACACCGTGCTGGAATTCGATTTCCGCAGTTCGGCGCAAGGAGAAATCCACACTATCGGGTTCGACAACGATTTATCTCTCAGTCCAGAGTTCAGTTTCCAATTGTACGGAACGCAGAATTATGGATTCAGCGACTTTCGCAACTATGAGAATGACGCACCCGGCACGGTCCATTATCGCATCCCTGTCGGCGAATTCTTCACAGGAAGCATGCAGTGGCTGACATTTGGAAATGATCATGACGTCGCTGGCGCCGATGGAGAGAGCGTTTATTCCAACATCAAGATTTATGACTCGTCGGCAAGCGTATCAATCTCAGGATCGAACGTGAGTGACGAGGGTTCCGAGTACGTCTTGTCGCTCAACGGCGGCCAACAGATCGACCCCATTAGCAGTTGGGAAATCAATTGGGGTGATGGCACGATTGAGACGATCAACGGCAACCCCAACTCCGCCAGCCATGTCTACGCCGACGGTACTGCCGCCTTCACAATCCAAGCGACCGCCACCAACGCGGCCGGCACATTTTCTGCCAATACGCAGGCCGTCACGGTGAATAACGTCGACGCAACGCTCAATATTGTCGGTAACAGTTCGATCGAAGAGGGCGAAACCTACACGCTGAGTCTCTCTTCCACTGATCCCGGTGCCGACACAATCAGCAGTTGGACAATCAATTGGGGTGACGGCACGATTCAATCGATCAATGGTGATCCGACTTACGCGACGCACGTCTATGCGGCTGGTGGACAGTTTACAATCTCTGCGACGGCCAGCGATGAAGATGGTACGTATCAATCCAACTCATTCGGTCTCAGCGTGATTGGAGCGGCTCCGCAATTAAGTATCTCCGGCTCAGGAAACACTGCCGAAGGTTCGTCTTACAACCTGACACTGAATGCCGATGGCAGCGGTGCCGACACGATCACGCAGTGGACGATCAATTGGGGCGACGGCACGATTGAGACGATTAACGGCAACCCCAACTCCGCCAGCCATGTCTATGCCGACGGTACTGCCGCCTTCACAATCCAAGCCACCGCCACTAACAGCGCCGGCACATTTTCCGCCAATACACTGGCCATTACGGTGAACAACGTCGACGCAACGTTGAACATTTCGGGAAACAGCTCGGTTGGCGAAGGCAATACTTATACGTTGTTCCTCGCCTCCACCGACCCCGGTGCGGATACGATCAGTAGCTGGACGATCAACTGGGGTGACGGCACGCTTCAAACGATTAACGGTGATCCAACTTACGCGACGCACGTCTACGCGGGCAGCGGCCAGTATGCGATCTCCGCTACCGCTAGCGACGAGGATGGCAGTTACCAGTCCAACGCTGTGGCGGTCAATGTCGTCGCGGACTTGGGTCCGGTGTTAAATTTCAACGACTACACAATCGACTCATATGCGGGACGCCAAGACAAGAACGGAACGGTGAGCATCGAAGATGAAGGAGCAACGCTAAGGCTGGTCGGCAACCTATGGAAAAGCATTGAGTTGCCCACGACGATCACAGCCGACACCGTGCTGGAATTCGATTTCCGCAGTTCGGCGCAAGGAGAAATCCACACTATCGGGTTCGACAACGATTTATCTCTCAGTCCAGAGTTCAGTTTCCAATTGTACGGAACGCAGAATTATGGATTCAGCGACTTTCGCAACTATGAGAATGACGCACCCGGCACGGTCCATTATCGCATCCCTGTCGGCGAATTCTTCACAGGAAGCATGCAGTGGCTGACATTTGGAAATGATCATGACGTCGCTGGCGCCGATGGAGAGAGCGTTTATTCCAACATCAAGATTTATGACTCGTCGGCAAGCGTATCAATCTCAGGATCGAACGTGAGTGACGAGGGTTCCGAGTACGTCTTGTCGCTCAACGGCGGCCAACAGATCGACCCCATTAGCAGTTGGGAAATCAATTGGGGTGATGGCACGATTGAGACGATCAACGGAGACAGTGCCGTAGCGGGCGTCCATGGAGACGGGGAATACTATAAAGTTTCCAAAGAAAGCAGCCAGACTGCTGTTGAGTTGTCCCGGAATTCTCAGCAGACACAATCGGGCAATAGCATTTCGACTGGCACGGTAAATCGTCTTGCCCGGTGGGAGCAATGGTTTACTATCCAAGCAAACTCAACAAACTATCAACCGCTGTTCCCGGCGTCGCAGTCCGACGAGATTGATCCAAGAGAATTATTCTTCGCGGAATACGGCAAAGAGGTGTAA
- a CDS encoding GNAT family N-acetyltransferase has protein sequence MFHIKQYMGAECPPILPLVEEALDEGFEFLSRLMRDWESGENSFDQRGEVLFLIWNDGVPVGVGGLNVDPYALDTCIGRVRHVYVSRQFRRRGMGRALLLELINISQHRFRMLRLRTNTEQGDSFYRELGFVPIVESNDSTHCLNLTSDVV, from the coding sequence GTGTTTCACATCAAGCAATATATGGGAGCCGAATGCCCGCCCATTTTACCCCTCGTCGAAGAAGCATTAGACGAAGGGTTTGAATTTCTATCGCGGCTCATGCGCGATTGGGAATCTGGAGAGAATTCTTTTGATCAACGGGGTGAGGTGCTATTCCTCATTTGGAACGACGGTGTTCCGGTTGGAGTGGGTGGGCTCAACGTCGATCCCTATGCATTGGATACATGCATTGGCCGGGTGCGGCACGTTTATGTGTCTCGACAATTTCGCCGACGTGGTATGGGACGCGCATTACTTTTAGAGTTGATCAACATTTCACAACACCGTTTTCGCATGCTTCGTCTGCGGACCAATACGGAGCAAGGGGACAGTTTCTATCGAGAACTTGGATTCGTGCCGATTGTGGAATCGAACGATTCCACCCATTGTTTAAATTTAACATCGGATGTTGTCTGA
- a CDS encoding sugar-transfer associated ATP-grasp domain-containing protein, translating to MANTDFALDQKTETPGLEYLRWMQEATAQGKGLGGLVREIAGLMWGPGKLQPNEYFMYKLYDDQRYGADVKKTFLGAQRHHELLAALDMPWPKIANDKPTLTALLRGHELPIPETQAMRHAARTFPGAKPLFSREDVLRFLRQEAVYPLFTKPTAGACSLGVANIESYDADADCLLTSDGRQVSVEDFADQAEQFAADGYLFQSRLTPHPQMADIVGNRISTVRMFVLVDEQGPVLLRAAWKIPGAETVADNFWRAGNMLGGVDVETGNVTRVLMRTAEGTEPVEEHPVTGTKFDGLTFPEWDAMKDLVMRGAAAVPSCHLQGWDVALTDQGPVLIELEGDGGDSIMEQLCFDTGLLQGRYLDFLNKAMLQRKENAKSAKRRSRKKLWANLSQLNMNAQRSGDTESEPTTTHSA from the coding sequence ATGGCGAATACCGATTTTGCATTGGATCAAAAAACCGAAACTCCCGGCTTGGAATACCTACGCTGGATGCAAGAGGCGACCGCGCAAGGCAAAGGCTTGGGTGGACTGGTTCGCGAAATCGCCGGCCTGATGTGGGGACCGGGCAAGTTGCAGCCGAACGAATACTTTATGTACAAGCTGTACGACGATCAGCGTTATGGCGCCGACGTTAAAAAAACCTTCTTGGGCGCTCAGCGGCACCACGAATTGCTGGCTGCTCTGGACATGCCCTGGCCGAAAATCGCCAACGACAAGCCGACTTTGACGGCGCTGTTGCGAGGCCACGAATTGCCGATTCCCGAAACACAAGCCATGCGGCATGCCGCTCGGACTTTTCCGGGAGCAAAACCGCTGTTCAGCCGCGAGGACGTGCTGCGATTTCTTCGCCAAGAGGCCGTCTATCCGCTGTTCACAAAACCAACCGCCGGCGCCTGTAGCTTAGGCGTGGCCAATATCGAATCCTATGACGCTGACGCTGATTGCCTGCTGACCAGCGACGGACGGCAGGTCTCAGTCGAAGATTTCGCCGATCAAGCCGAACAATTCGCGGCCGATGGCTATTTGTTCCAATCACGACTCACACCACACCCTCAGATGGCCGACATCGTGGGAAACCGCATTAGCACGGTGCGTATGTTCGTGTTGGTGGACGAACAAGGTCCGGTGCTGTTGCGAGCTGCTTGGAAAATCCCGGGCGCCGAAACAGTGGCCGACAACTTCTGGCGTGCCGGCAACATGCTGGGCGGCGTCGATGTTGAAACGGGCAATGTCACGCGGGTGTTGATGCGAACGGCTGAAGGAACCGAACCGGTCGAGGAACATCCGGTGACCGGCACCAAATTTGACGGTCTGACATTCCCCGAATGGGATGCGATGAAAGATCTCGTCATGCGAGGCGCAGCGGCGGTCCCCTCCTGCCACCTGCAAGGTTGGGATGTCGCACTGACTGATCAAGGCCCTGTGCTGATTGAACTGGAAGGCGACGGCGGCGATTCGATCATGGAACAACTCTGTTTCGATACTGGATTGCTGCAAGGCCGTTACCTGGACTTCCTGAATAAGGCCATGCTGCAACGCAAAGAAAACGCAAAATCCGCCAAACGCCGCTCACGCAAAAAGCTGTGGGCCAATCTCTCGCAGTTGAACATGAACGCACAACGCAGCGGCGACACGGAGAGTGAACCGACCACGACGCACAGTGCGTGA
- a CDS encoding CAAX prenyl protease-related protein, producing MSTPDENRDLAPAAFGSSPVLAYVLPFVLFMVLGAAEGWEPLKPYYPFVYTAKIAIVLGSWCYFRRRYPAPSTAGLGWGVLAGIVGVVVWIALWKLNLERHIADILPSWLYSAERIGYDPFTAITSTGGAWAFIAVRLCGLALVVPLMEEVFWRGFLIRYLVKDDFESVPVGTFTPWSFSAVVVLFTLAHPELLAAAIWCAGINWVLYRTKNLWACITAHAVTNLLLGVYILATGSWALW from the coding sequence ATGTCCACACCTGACGAAAATAGGGATCTTGCTCCCGCTGCTTTCGGCTCCAGTCCGGTATTGGCGTATGTGCTTCCGTTTGTGCTGTTCATGGTACTCGGCGCCGCTGAAGGTTGGGAACCGCTCAAACCGTATTATCCGTTCGTCTATACCGCCAAGATCGCCATCGTACTGGGGAGTTGGTGCTATTTCCGTCGTCGCTACCCTGCCCCTTCAACCGCCGGCCTTGGCTGGGGTGTCCTGGCGGGTATCGTTGGTGTTGTCGTCTGGATTGCGTTGTGGAAACTCAATCTCGAACGCCATATTGCCGACATCCTGCCGAGTTGGCTCTATTCCGCTGAACGCATCGGCTACGACCCGTTCACGGCCATCACCTCAACCGGCGGCGCCTGGGCGTTCATCGCAGTCCGCCTGTGCGGGTTGGCGCTGGTTGTGCCGTTGATGGAAGAGGTCTTCTGGCGCGGGTTTTTGATTCGTTATCTGGTCAAAGATGACTTCGAATCGGTCCCGGTCGGCACGTTCACCCCTTGGAGTTTTTCCGCCGTGGTCGTGCTCTTTACATTAGCGCACCCGGAACTCCTAGCCGCCGCCATTTGGTGCGCCGGCATCAACTGGGTGTTGTACCGGACTAAAAACCTCTGGGCCTGTATCACTGCGCATGCGGTGACGAATCTGTTGCTTGGGGTCTATATCCTTGCTACCGGCTCCTGGGCGCTCTGGTAA
- a CDS encoding diaminopimelate decarboxylase produces the protein MDAFGRRISLDEAAAVVQAAQLHGPLADAPSAIFHNLRLMRSRLVELQSAFPPNTLHAIAIKANPVLEILRTVVREGCGLEAASLEEVQLALAAGCPPQRVIFDSPAKTTDEICQALDAGIYLNVDNFEELQRIATQLQTRSSNSVIGLRVNPQVGGGTISLTSVANTDSKFGIPLSTNRAAILEAFATHEWLSGLHIHVGSQGCAMGLLTDAITIADTLLKEIEQHSGRAVTHLDIGGGLPTVYQSELTAPTPAEYVAEIRKRAPDVLSPTLQRITEFGRAVQANCGFAASRVEYYKSAQQMAVIHLGADFLLRPVYRPDDWPHEFFVLDAQGLPKKSDLRPVTIVGPLCFGGDIVARDALLPAIAAGDWIVIRDVGAYTLSMWSRHCSRGIPAVIGYEPDSLEAMRVLRPAESPEDIVRYWGNGEYIRSHEQDEWSNLDS, from the coding sequence ATGGATGCCTTCGGTCGCCGAATTTCATTGGACGAAGCTGCTGCCGTAGTGCAAGCCGCGCAGTTGCACGGACCGCTAGCTGACGCGCCATCCGCCATTTTTCACAACCTGCGTCTCATGCGGTCGCGGTTGGTCGAACTCCAATCAGCGTTCCCCCCCAACACGTTGCACGCGATTGCAATCAAGGCCAATCCAGTGTTGGAAATCCTCCGCACTGTCGTCCGCGAAGGCTGTGGGTTGGAGGCAGCTAGTCTTGAAGAAGTGCAACTCGCTCTCGCCGCCGGATGCCCGCCACAACGGGTGATCTTCGACTCGCCCGCAAAAACCACGGATGAAATCTGCCAAGCTTTGGACGCGGGTATTTATCTGAACGTCGATAACTTTGAGGAACTCCAGCGGATCGCCACCCAGTTGCAGACGCGTTCCTCGAACTCTGTGATTGGCCTGCGGGTGAATCCTCAAGTTGGCGGCGGTACAATCTCGCTGACAAGTGTTGCCAACACCGACTCCAAATTCGGCATTCCGCTCTCCACAAACCGGGCGGCGATTCTAGAAGCTTTTGCGACCCACGAATGGCTCAGCGGCCTGCACATCCATGTCGGATCGCAAGGCTGTGCCATGGGACTGCTGACCGACGCCATTACGATCGCCGACACGTTGCTCAAAGAAATCGAACAACACAGCGGCCGCGCGGTCACGCATCTCGATATCGGCGGCGGCTTGCCAACCGTGTACCAATCCGAATTGACCGCTCCCACGCCGGCCGAGTACGTCGCTGAGATCCGTAAGCGCGCCCCGGATGTTTTGTCTCCCACGCTGCAACGAATCACCGAATTTGGTCGCGCGGTCCAAGCCAATTGCGGATTCGCCGCCAGTCGGGTGGAATACTACAAATCCGCACAACAGATGGCGGTGATCCACCTCGGCGCGGACTTCCTGCTACGCCCCGTCTATCGCCCGGACGATTGGCCGCACGAGTTTTTTGTATTGGATGCACAGGGCCTTCCTAAAAAAAGTGACCTACGCCCCGTGACGATCGTGGGACCACTTTGTTTCGGCGGCGACATCGTGGCCCGTGACGCGCTCCTGCCTGCGATCGCAGCGGGCGATTGGATCGTCATCCGCGACGTTGGCGCCTATACGCTGAGCATGTGGTCCCGGCATTGCAGCCGCGGCATCCCAGCGGTCATCGGCTACGAACCTGATAGCCTGGAGGCCATGCGCGTCCTCCGGCCGGCCGAATCGCCGGAGGATATTGTGCGCTATTGGGGCAACGGCGAATATATTCGTAGCCACGAGCAAGACGAATGGTCAAACCTAGATTCGTGA